Below is a genomic region from Medicago truncatula cultivar Jemalong A17 chromosome 3, MtrunA17r5.0-ANR, whole genome shotgun sequence.
AATAAGAATAGAAATCTAACTCACAACGACTtactatttaaaaagtcaaaaccATTATCACGAATATTATcttatttactctttttttagcTGTCAAATATTGCAGTGATTAAAATTCCATCATTGTAAGATGAATACGTGAAGTATATAATACAATTTTCATGACAACTACGATATGCTCACGAGAAAAATTAATcagaattaacaaaaaaatttgtcggcacaaatttatatttatttttctttgttgaaaaattatttacatttttaatttttaaaaaaattacagggtagtaatttttttaattttttgataagGGCAAGCATAGTTATGGAAGAATGATGATGAGTACTCCatccgtcctaaaatataagcaaaaaaatctctttttttttgtctcaaaatataagcaaaaaagatcaacttttatgctatttttatgtttttcaaacaaatcatcttttctaatgtaaaattaaatgcaagttgcatttaatttattctcctttttattttctccataatttttaaccaatgataattatttttacatctttccatgaaacttattcgaaggagaacacaaaaaatcatacctcaaatcactaagtgttaattttcttaataagtatgaattagtgttttttagTTATAAATTATGATGGAAGGAATAGTTTCAATGTCAAAAACACAACACACGTCTCAATATTTGTGCATTTATTACATCGTTTCCTGTAGAGTAATGGCTACGAACGCGAAACagattttatttcaattctatctcaattttatttacttgaattaaataaaataaaataaaaaaaccatccCAATTCCCATCCATCCTAAAGTAGTGTAAAGTAAAAATCCCTCAGTTTTTGTCTGTTCACCTCCCTTAGcccacaaaacaaaaaaaacatcttcGCACCAAACAacttgtgtttgtgtttgtgggTGGAGCTGGTAGTATTATTCTTCCTTCATTCACCTCCGGCTACCACTGTACATACACCCTTCAAATTAAACAATTCTCATTctcattaaaatcaattatcaccataacaattaaataaattaaattaaattaaataaaataactagtTTTCTTCTGGAATATACCCACTAGCATACTACTTGTGCAAACCAATAAACTGTATCATTTCAATTATCAATCTCAATTTCACCAACCTAAATTCCTTCTCAGATCTACAATTCTTATCCTTTTTAATTCTCATTACTCTCTCGTCGTTTTGATCTTATACTTTGCCGTTTACCTTCAGATCTGAACAATAAAATCttcccaatttttattttattttgcgtTTTCATTACTgttattcttatttttattgttagCGTTTTTCTTCACTTCAGAAAacgaaaaagagagagaaaaaaaaactcgttATCTTCAATCTCTTCGATTTCTTCAATCTTCGTGGCTTAATCGAAGTCTCCAATTCATCGAAATTCGTTACGATTTACTATTTTCCGATGGATTTGGACGATTTCCGATCTATATTACACACGGCGGGCGTTGACGTGTGGATGTTCATCGACACGGCGATCTCCGTCGCTGCGCAGGATAACGCCGGTGAGCTAAAGAGGAGAAGAGACGGAATCGTGGAGCGTCTTTACGCGGCTTCGACGGAGGGTATTCCGATGTGTCAGAATTGCGATGGAGGTCAACGTCTCGTGACAAACGATAACCAAATCAAGAAAGAGAACAGTCCTAGCCTGAGTCCGGAACGACAACCGCGCCGCGGCGGAGCTTCTTCTCCTCCGACGCCGCAGTCTGAAGGAAACGAAGACGGTGAAGATGAGGAGATAGATCCGTACGGTGGTTTGTTTGATGATGAACAGAAGAAGATTCTAGAGATTAAAGAGCTTCTAGAAGATCCTCATCAGGTTTGgttttgtttaattaatgttaatttaaattcaagtattaattattagaaatgaatgaaaattttgttctaatttttttttggtttttaattttaattttcagtcCGAAGACACTTTGATGGAGTTGCTACAAAATCTGGTGGATATTGATATTACATTCCAAGAGTTGAAGGTGAttgattatatcattttttatttgaaactgttattttcaatttttcatgtttgtgtcaattattaattttgttttgatgatgatttgttttTGATTCTGTGTAGGAAACTGACATCGGGAGGAACGTGAATCAGTTGCGAAAACATCCATCTAGCGATGTTCGCCGATTGGTGAAGCTACTTGTCAAGTAATTGAAGACACATGattagaaattttttgaagaaattaacgtTGTTTTTTTAGCATTGGTTGAGTTTGTGAATTTTTGATTATGTGTAGGAAGTGGAAAGAAATAGTTGATGACTGGGTGAAGCAGAATCCACAAAGAGGGAAAAGCACTCTCATGGgtaatgttaatatttttgggAGTATTTGTCAAAGAGTTAAAAAGTAGAAGTTAAAGGAGTTGGAATATTCGTGTGAAATTCGTTAATGGTAATTAATAGTATTCAACATTTGCAGCTGATGGAGACTCTCCTTTGCAGAAAACCACCCCAAATGGGCATAATCATCAGGTCAAAGAAatcttttattctatttgctTTTGAAAAGTTGAAGCAATTAAGCTTGCTAATGTTGTGTTTTATTCCTTTATGCAGATTCCTGATTTTGCGTACTCTCCAAATCCACACAGTGAGAATAGCATCTGATTCAAATATTCTTGTAACCTTGTTGATGCCTTTTGTTTGCATTTGGTTGATATGCTTTTTGTTTGCTGACACAGATGGGAGCTCTGGTTCCGACCGTAACACCTCCGAAGctgaaccaaaaccaaaacctaaATCAGTACCTCGCAAAGACCCACCTCCAAAACCAAGGCCATCACCCCCAGTTACCGCCCCTACCTCTGCTCCTCAAAATGTacggttttgaatttttgttgttaaagttTGTTGGTGGAGTGTTTATGTCATGTGAATGTCCCCTAGTGTTAACTTTGTGAAGTGAGTTCTGACataaaatgatgaatgattGCAGAGACAGAGAGAACAGAAAGAGAGCAATTTTGATGCAGAGAGGCTGGCTGCTGCAAGAAAACGGCTTCAAGCGAACTACAAAGAGGCTGATAATGGTTGAAATTTTGTTtctataattttcattttcatgctaGTTTTCTCTGTATATAGTATAAAACTGACCTAAAGTTTCGTGTGTTGTTTATAGCAAAAAAGCAAAGAACAATTCAGGTGATGGACATACATGAGTTACCTAAGTCAAAAGCAAAGAGTGGTTACTTTGCAAAGCACAAAGGTGGTGGCAGTTCTCAAGGAAGGCAGCACTGGTGATACAATGAATCCATTGTTCATGCAATTTTTCTCAAGTGTAGAAAAAGCTTGTGCTGTGGGGGATTGGGATAATATATGTCCTCAAACGTGTTCATCACTCTGGATTTTTTTCCCTCgctataaacatattttttcttgtggtttttatttacttaaattaaataatcactgaagaaaaaaattctccACAACTTGTTCGTTTTTGAAGGGGGTACTTATCAAACCTTATTTTGTTGGTTTGTTGAGGAGCACGTGATTTCTTTTCAGGAAACAAGATAGGGATGACAAATGTTTTTCGTTTATTAAAGATATGAAAATGGCAATTTGATTTcagcctttttctttttctgaaagATAACAAAGTcaagaaataaatattttctgtcaaaaaaaacaCGAAATAATCACATTTGACCATTTACTAATGGATGGCGGGAAGTACATGTTTGCACTTTGCAATTAATGATATCTTAGGTTCCGAGGTCGATGCCGCGTAAGTTTAGTTTACACTTACGAAAGACATTGTCTCGTTGTCTTGCACGAGTACCTATGactcttttttcttattttttgatttacctCCTCTTTCGGATTGgtatttcattttgaaaaaaattaagattggaggaataaaaataaaaatcaagctaaagttgtttttttaaataattttaaaattgttgctgaatatatttttgttggaagcaatcaatttttttgacaGGTTGAATAGGTGATATTGCCTAGTAgctcaattaaaaaacaaaacgtGCTGCATTCTGCATGTGATAATCTAAAGCAGCTGTCGTCATGTCCTTGAACTAGCGAACTAACCTGTGTGATGCAAAGTTAAGTTTATCTCGGATTGATTGTTAAAAATTATGTAACGATTAAGTATGCTTTGTTTatcaaatgtatatttttttgttttgtttattaagATACAATGGCGTTatggtatatttttttattagacgaaaagaaaatataacaatgGCGTTCCAgcatattataaataaattttcccttaaaaaaatgtatattataaataaatgttataaaaattttaaacgacattcattttaaaatggagggagtagttagtattgtaaaaaaaaggtttaattcaCCACACACTGGAcctcaataaatttttttgaaagaaaaaaaaaaactattaaggTTTAGTGTGTGGTgaattagactttttttttttttttacaatactaactactccctccattttaaaatgaatgtcgtttaaAATTTTTATACACGTTTATAAAACTTACGTATTATTTACTGTTATAATAAAAGCAAACCATAAATGATTCTTTTTGTCCATTTATTCATGTCTCACTTggtattttaatgattttaatgaACTAAGAAGAAACATATTTAGATTAAAGTTTTAAGGGGTTTAGCTGAAAATTCATTGATGTTTATCATTTCACATCATTAACTTGTACGATACATTTGTAATATGTCACATGCtattattgtatttatattAATAAACCTATATAcgtacataataaaaaaaattgacttcaggaataaaataaatacttcctccgtttcaaaatgagcgtcgctttagccaaaaaaatttgtttcaaaataaatgtcactttacattttcaatacaactttaattttttttcttccaactttacccttaataaatactccaactttttttctcacacaattttcaatgcaactttaaatttgtctttttcatatataaaacaagggcagtttagtaaaaatgttatatgtaatgattatttcattctattccttaatctgtgtgcaattggctaaagcgTCGCTCATTTTAAAACGGGGGAGTAAATAATTTGACTCAACAATTATACACACAGTAACACacattatttactattttaatttcttgtgaAAGTTTTATTGATTTGagtttatataatattttagattaaaaaatttCTAACCTCTAATTTGATTGACTTCTCGTTCGTCCCTACCATAAatgcaaaatataatattgaattCGAAGTAGTCTATGTAATACCCCTGTGTTTtttaatacatatatatgtcaaaaaaaaagtttgaccattaacatttttaatttttataataaataattataaaaaatgataatttgaaaaatattcattgaggaaaatcaaacattttataTACCAACATTTGTctttatatattagtaaaaaaaattatcaaagtaGGTTATGTGAATAGTACATATGGTCAAACTCCGACATGTAATTAAAAATAGACACAGTTTTAATTAaagagtaaaaataataaaatagagttAATTCCAGTTTTCATCCCCATATTTTCACTAATTTAATGAACTTCATCAAAGAACGAATGGTTTGGGAGAACTCAAGTTCCAATCCTAGATGAAACAATTATTGGTCAGACTTTAATTATCTTCCGACTGAACTCCAAATTACTAAGACCCTCTTCCGCTAAGAATTGACgggttaaaataaaataaaataaaatcgtaCATATATACATGTGATCATACTATAAGGCAAGTAAGTGTCGGAGCCCGAAGTGAGGGCCTCAAATACATGGGTGCCCTTTATGGACCCGTCTTTGATTTATGATACAAATATTTGATAAGGATAATATAGTAAAAGTGAtattctctctgttttttttttttttttttgaaatctcTTTGTTATtcatattcttttaattttgtttgatattaaattaaagattaaaatgaaaCTTATTAGTTATAATAGGATTGAGAGTGAAGAATTGGCTGAACCATTAGCTTGAAAGTGAAACACACTGTTATACTTATACCTCAAATTGACTCACACGGAAACACAAATTAATTTTCTACTTTACAATCAATTAGTCATTTTTGTCTGTGAAGTTAAACAAAGACGTTAACCCTTTGAAAATCTTGGATGTGACAATTTTGAAAGACAACTGGCTTGCCGATATGTCGTCGGGggataaaactaaaaaaataaattattttttcctctttaaaaaccccaaatttgataaacagaaactctttttttttttttttttttatgttcctTCATTTACCCCAAAAACATTTAGCACCCGTTAAAGTAGAAGAATTATGACCATAAGATAAGATAATCAAAGGAGAAGGCATATTCTTTGTAACATGGAAGCAATTACActttcaatgataa
It encodes:
- the LOC11424973 gene encoding probable mediator of RNA polymerase II transcription subunit 26c, whose amino-acid sequence is MDLDDFRSILHTAGVDVWMFIDTAISVAAQDNAGELKRRRDGIVERLYAASTEGIPMCQNCDGGQRLVTNDNQIKKENSPSLSPERQPRRGGASSPPTPQSEGNEDGEDEEIDPYGGLFDDEQKKILEIKELLEDPHQSEDTLMELLQNLVDIDITFQELKETDIGRNVNQLRKHPSSDVRRLVKLLVKKWKEIVDDWVKQNPQRGKSTLMADGDSPLQKTTPNGHNHQIPDFAYSPNPHNGSSGSDRNTSEAEPKPKPKSVPRKDPPPKPRPSPPVTAPTSAPQNRQREQKESNFDAERLAAARKRLQANYKEADNAKKQRTIQVMDIHELPKSKAKSGYFAKHKGGGSSQGRQHW